The sequence AATGTCACAGGATGCACATGCATATGTCCCTTAGAATGTGGTATGTACGTATGTAAGTAAGAGGGACAGCAAACTGTAGCTCACTATCTTAAAGTTAGGGACATATTGTGCAGGTTTTagatttactgtaaatgaattaaAGGCAACATTAAATGTAGGCCCTATGCTGCTCTATAAAAACACAGCTTAATGTTATATTCTTTGTTTAACAATATCTGCTATAATTTGAGTTATGCATACTTTAGGTAAGTGTCAGTGTTTGCATCTCCTCTTTGACTCACCAAGTTACCTTAAAACATTTGGAACATGCTCCCGCACTCAACAACTCATCAGCACACTTGTTGcccatattttatttgtaatcaCAAAAGACTCTGTATTGCAATTGGATATAATAACCCAATAAAAGTcccatgaaaataaaaatctaattGAAGTGCCgttgtaaaaacaaaagacGACAGGATTATACATTGCACtataacaaacacacatgaaactgcaaaaaagtCACATAATATTATCCCGAGGAGAGCTATGGTCCCAGCGGAGAGGTTATCGGGGTTTGTAAAATATCTTAACCAATAAACTTAACCAATACGGCTTCCATACGCACACAAAGCATATCATTACTTTGTTACATGATTCGAAACAGTTCCAGTGTGTTGTTTCTACACGGAAGAAATTTTACATCACACACTGCGAAACGGCCGCCgcatttttgaaaacatggcAGCCCAGGTGAGTGACCAACATGCTGGTTGGTGATATGATAAAAGCTTTACTTATATCACAATTGGATTATACATCATGTTGTTACGACGGGGAGGATGCTGTAAATCTGCTGTTCTACTTGATTGTACCAGACTTGGGGCGGATTTCCTAAAATTCAGAACACTAAAAGGATGAATGAGGTTATGAATGAAACCGCATAAAGTTAGCTAGTGCGTATTATTTGAGGGGCAACAAAGACAGATAGCCAGATAGCTAACGTATCTAGATTTAATTCTCTGGTGTTCATCTTTCAGTTTTGTTGCAAAGTAGCTCTTAACTAACAAACGTTAACTTAGTTTGATTGCTGTAGTTGTGAATCGTTTCGAACATTTAGCTAaccatgtagctagctagctagctagcgaactGGCTAGCTGGTTGTCAAATTTAGGCCGCGTGTTCAGCTAGCTGTGTTGTTAATTTGCCGAGTTCATTGTCATAGCTCTTAAGAAGCGAATAAAGAACTTTTCCCACCTGTAGCTGGCAATTTGTAAAGTGTGGCTTGGATATAGGTATAGCTAGTTAATTAGCAAAGATGACACGCAGACTGTCcaatagctagccagctagctagctatgttgcGTACCACTATCTGTTGGCAGTATGAACGGCTACATCACTATGGCAACACAGCGCGCTTTAACACTTTGTAGCTACCAAACAAACCTGAATGTTTAGGATTGGAATGGCCATATCGGTGCTTCCATTCACAGTTTACGTGTGTCACTTTAGAATAACGGGACTGGGTATTTCAGTGACCCAAAAGTTGACAGAAATTGAGTTGGCTAACTACGTGTAGTTATGCGAGCGAGATCATCTTTAGTACACAGAGATGCTGTAGTGCAAGTTAGTTAGCTAACCTAACGTTTTTTTGTCTGTCCAGCTAGATGGGTACCAACAAGTGTGGGTAGCTAACCGAATATTTTTTAatctagctaactggctagctggCCAGCTTCACTTTGTAGAGAGCGTAGTATTTGTATTCATCAACTTTGCATCCAAAGAGAAAAAGTCGTCGACTAAATTAAAGCAGAATTATCTAACTAATCCCGTTtcacttttgaaataaaaaagatggcAACAACGAAGGTTCCGGAGGTGCGTGACATCACCAGGATAGAGAGAATCGGTGAGTATTTGGTAATAACTATATGAGGGTAACGCTACTATTTATCTGTACTTGTGGCTCTTcctttaaattcatttaataataaatttgtagctatattatattatatatccttgaatgtacattttaaacgTAGATCACGACGGCACAGTTTTGGTTTCTGAGAATGGACAAATACCGTTTCCCATTATACCAGACACTCCCCCTACCAGCCGCACTTACAGCTCTGAAGTCGTTCTTCCAGTGGAAGAAGCACCATTGTCTTTGGTGTGGtaattgtttgcttttctccCCAGGAGCGCATTCTCATATCCGTGGCCTTGGGCTGGATGATGCCTTGGAACCTCGTCAGGTAAACTTCATTGTTCAAAAGCCACATCTGCAACAGAAGGATTGGTCAGTGCTTGGCTTTAGCCTCCTGGCGCTTTAATGGATTGTGCATCACAACTTCTCCCAGGTTTCCCAGGGGATGGTTGGCCAGCTGGCATCCCGTCGGGCAGCGGGCTTAATCCTGGAGATGATCAAGGACGGGCACATTGCAGGACGAGCTGTCCTCATCGCAGGCCAGCCTGGCACTGGGAAAACCGCCATCGCCATGGGTACCTTCACTGACTactttctcctctttttctcagcCTTTGTGAAGTCCACActaatgtgtttgcatgtcatCACTGTCTTGACTGTCTTCCGCATGTTTCAGAGATGTTGATGGTAGGGTAGATGAAGAGAAGTCTTAAATATGTGCTCAAATCCAGCTGTGCTGGACCTGATATCCTTTGCAGAACTTCTCCCTTGTTGCATACTTTTACCTTCAGCATCCACCCCAGAAGTTAGTGAAGTGGTGTAATAGTATGTAAGTGTTTTTTGGACCAGTTACTCTACCAGCAGATGTTTCACTAAGAGAACCCAGGgtgatgttatttttatgttaaaaaagaagTCAGAAATGGACTTGCAAAGTTTTACATGACAGTGGTGACACAGAACTTTCCCTCTGATTTGTCAGGTATTGCTCAGTCTCTTGGACCGGACACACCTTTCACAGCTCTTGCTGGAAGCGAGATCTTTTCTTTGGAGATGAGTAAGACTGAAGCCCTCAGCCAAGCTTTTCGGAAAGCCATCGGAGTGAGGATCAAGTGAGTGGGTTGACCTGAGAATGAGtctgacaaaaggaaaaagacatCATGTGATaatccattttcctttttcatgttttttaatgatgttaTACTGTGAAATAGGGGTGCAATGAATAATCgacgtagtcgactaaaatcgatgaccaaattagttgccaacgaatttaattgtcgattcattggtgacgtcatcgcgtgtgtttttcgtgctggctcggaatgctcagacatgtagcctaaacTACATTTCCTTAATGGggtgaacaatagagatggcaacaccttcatgACCAAAGAGCTCAAAAGTGTGGtagcatttcactcttaaccctttcgctcATAACTTatgtttatgctatgtagtgcgcgtgttacgttacatggttcgctatgttttcattagtgttattcAGCTTCTCTTTggtttcagttagcatttgctatattttttaacgttaaatcgctgtttcctcaaagctaaaattagctagaatttttccaatctagttttctaatcacaccggttttagcatatgcgctaaacggctaatcacactggtgtgaccgtatgtgcgaaagggttaaaagccatgttacttcacgttatgagctgtaacgttttttattttgaaatacattttctcttgatcaataatAGATAGTGAAGATAGTGTTGCTGCCcagtgcacaagtttagagaacaccggagaatttgataccTTTTAAATCGTGacagatttctacaactcgtgtttatgcgtgtgtgcccaatgtgggttgcattcggATTAATTCAaacgagttatgggtttgttggatctcgtaatgctaccatggatggctttcttcaaaggaagcagatttgcactccccagcaagcaactgccctcactgaattagtcctagttagcattcattaaaaaacgtttttgaatgaagtaaacatctttattgtctttattgttggttagcatatgcctaagaaaacctcaagctaaatttaaaagtcATAgataagagccattgagtaattgtgcgattcataatccgaatagtcgattattcgtttcaataattGATAGATTATTcaactatcaaaatagtcgttagttgcagccctactgTGAAATTAGTATTGCACAGTGAGGTTGTGGTTCCCTTGTTCTCCCATTACAATCTGATACGAGTTATCCTCATATGACACAGGATCCTACCTGTCCCAGTTTCCAGTAATTATGTTAATGTGTTCTAGCAAGGGAGCACAAAGTAGATTTTGGTGTGGTGGATATGGAGAGCTTGGactaattatttttcatatttttcaaacGAGTTCTTACCTAATTGTGACTTCTCAGGGAAGAAACGGAGATCATCGAGGGAGAAGTTGTAGAGATCCAAATTGATAGACCAGCAACCGGAACAGTAAGTTCTCAGCAGTCTGTTTGTTTGTACACTGCATGACTCTATATGTGAGTAGTTTTCCATAGGTATGGTCAAAATCAtgctttgtgcatgtgcatatccCATCAGCAGACAGCACCATAGCAGGGTGACTAAAAGTGTGATCGTTTTGGGATGACATTCAGAATGATTAATTTCTCTGATactggaaagaaaaatgagaaatgagacctcagacatttcattttcatatgctgCAATCTGAATGGTGATCTGACACTGAGgacacatattttattaaagGCTGACTTACcacagcaggtgtgttactgttTTGGTGGCAATAACCCAGTAACTACAAAAGCCATGTGCATTGGTATCAACGTTTTTTTCTTCGTCAGGGCACCAAGGTGGGCAAACTGACcctgaaaacaacagaaatggaGACCATTTATGACCTGGGCAGCAAAATGATCGAGAGCCTCAGTAAAGAGCGGGTACAAGCAGGGTGAGGAATCCTCATCTGTAACAGCTTTCACATGTTACTACAGACTTGCTTTCTGCTCAGCTTATGAATGAAACATTCTTTGGAAATACATTCTTTGGAAATAGCTAGTGATAAATTGGTTTGTCTGAAGTgataaatgatgcattttgCACCTCCAGGGATGTGATCACGATCGATAAAGCCACGGGGAAGATCACAAAGCTCGGCCGCTCCTTCACCCGAGCCAGAGACTACGATGCCATGGGAGCACAGGTAGGTTTTTTGGCCCTTCTCCCCTGCTCATCTTTCATCTGCAGGGTCATTAATCCAGCCTAGAACACCAAACTCGGGCTCACTGAGTTTTCTCCCCTTATTGTTATTGTTCCAGACGCAGTTTGTCCAGTGTCCGGAGGGAGAGTTACAGAAGCGCAAAGAGGTGGTCCACACGGTCTCCCTCCACGAAATCGACGTCATCAACAGCCGCACACAAGGCTTCCTTGCCCTTTTCTCAGGTTTGACTTACCTTACCTCTGCCTCCCTTTCAGGCTGTTTTCTTGGGGAGGGGTCTGGTGCAGTCAGCACTAACTGGCATTTAGGTCCTTGGCTCCGCCTTCCTTTTTGGATTATCTTTTGAGGGAGGCGTTTGGTGCAATGAGTGCTGACTGGCAGTTGGTCTTGCTGTTTGTCTTTACAGGTGACACTGGCGAGATCAAGTCGGAGGTCCGAGAGCAGATCAACGCTAAAGTGTCcgagtggagagaggagggaaaggcTGAAATCATACCAGGGGTTAGTGTGTGCACGTCACTCGCtgttacctttacatttacatttacatttatttatttagcagacgcttttatccaaagtgacttacaaaagtgcatacagtaagtatagcgacagtacggggacaggatgtgtacagctccacaatgagacagtagttttcagctgagagcaaggtctgtttgaggacacagtactatctgatttgtacaactacagcttatagggcaactaatacgatacaccttcaaacttcaaacagtgcaatgagtgtcagagtaaaggcggtgacaagaaacaattcaaaaagcacacagcaatttacaacagcactgattgggggggggcagcaattgtgtgctgggtcagtccaggtagagtctgaagagatgcgTCTTCAgaccccgtctgaaggaatggggtgatggagctgtctgtagcaggacagggagttcgttccaccactgggaaGCGATGTAGGATATATATAAAGCTTGCATAGTGTTAAAGTAGgattggctgtgtgtctgattcCAGGTGCTCTTCATTGATGAGGTGCACATGTTGGACATTGAGTGCTTCTCCTTCCTGAACCGAGCTCTGGAGAGTGATCTGTCTCCTGTCCTCATCATGGCCACTAACAGAGGCATCACCCGGTACAGTATCGGCAGCGCCGCTTATCCACAGCAGGATTCCCTTGTTCATTAAAAATCCTTTAAATGTTGATTCCTGGAAAAGCATACC comes from Megalops cyprinoides isolate fMegCyp1 chromosome 3, fMegCyp1.pri, whole genome shotgun sequence and encodes:
- the ruvbl2 gene encoding ruvB-like 2 yields the protein MAAQMATTKVPEVRDITRIERIGAHSHIRGLGLDDALEPRQVSQGMVGQLASRRAAGLILEMIKDGHIAGRAVLIAGQPGTGKTAIAMGIAQSLGPDTPFTALAGSEIFSLEMSKTEALSQAFRKAIGVRIKEETEIIEGEVVEIQIDRPATGTGTKVGKLTLKTTEMETIYDLGSKMIESLSKERVQAGDVITIDKATGKITKLGRSFTRARDYDAMGAQTQFVQCPEGELQKRKEVVHTVSLHEIDVINSRTQGFLALFSGDTGEIKSEVREQINAKVSEWREEGKAEIIPGVLFIDEVHMLDIECFSFLNRALESDLSPVLIMATNRGITRIRGTNYQSPHGIPLDMLDRLLIIATSPYTEKETRQILKIRCEEEDVELSEEAHTVLTRIGLETSLRYAIQLISTAGLVCRKRRGTEVQVEDIKRVYSLFLDESRSSQYMKEYQDSFLFNEAQGTQMETS